AACTACAGACCATTGATAGAAACAGTAAAACAAAGGAACAAGTACATAAAACTCAAAAGACAAGCCTTGGATTACATTTCAGCTATTACACTTGCCACCTTATTTTTCATTAGGCAAGCAAAtcacaaaaacaagaaaaaaaatggcgACTGCAGCTGAATagtcataaaagaaaaatggtgtAACTGCAGCTGAGTAGTCATTATGTTACAGCAGAGGAGTCTGCTCCTTGtcataatattttctttgtctCCTTAATGTGCTCatcaatattaaacttttgACATATTATCTAGTAGAGCTTCCAATGGTTTTGTCTGAGCATAAAAGTGATGTACAAGAATTATATATAACCAAAATATTtcatacataaaatttaaatgaaaaccTTTAGGCGGTTGGAAAGATCCTTGAAACCCTGAACAAGCTGAGGCCACAAGCGTTCTCGGTCTGTACTATGCATACCCTGTAGTTTTCCCATAGCTTCTGCCCACATGATCTACCAATGCAAACTATTCTCCACACTTAGCAAAAGAAAACTCAACAAAATGGCAACACAAGCTTCAAggtaaattatcaatttacaaACCAggtaaaatggaaaaaaaaacacactCACATCGGAAACGCCAGCTGGCTTCACCCTATACTGCGGTTCAGTAACACTAAACAACAAATGCTGCAAAATTAACACATTaagtaaacaaacaaaaccCTAGTCCTCGCGTAATCAAATTTCAAGTTTAGAAGTGACGAGAAACTAAACCAACCTTAAAAGCATATTTAGGATTTGTTGGGTCATCCTTGTAAGCATCAACAATAGCCTAGAAACatacacaacaaaaaataaataaaatatattaaatcaaaaccaaaagttATGGTTACGGTTTAAGACTGACACAGAAGCAAACAAAACCTGAATGTCGCGATCGGCGAGGGAGAAGGGGAGCGGAGCCACAGGAGCCATCTGAGTAGTCAATTGAGAATTGGGGAAGGGTGTTGGCTGTAACGGCGTAGACTGATTTTGAAATCCGAATCCAGTAAATGCGCTACCAGCCGGTTGCTGAAAAAGCGGATTCTGCTGCACTTGTTGTTGAGGTTGTGAAGAGAATGGAGTTGAAAATAAAGAGGATCCAAACGACGATGTAGACGGAGTGCCAAAGGCAGGCGTCGAAGACGGAGCACCGAAGGCTGGAGTTGAAGACAGTGTGCCGAAGGCTGGCGTCGCAGACGGTGTGCCGAAGGCTGGAGTTGAAGACGGTGTGCCGAAGGCCGGAGTTGAAGATGGAGAGCCAAAGGCCGGAGTTGAAGATGGAGTGCCGAAGGCCGGCATCAGAGATGGAGTTACAAACGCCGGCGTCGAAGATGGGGTTCCAAAAGCCGGCGTCGAAGATGGAGTGCCGAAGGCCGGCGATGAAGCTTGAGCTCCAAACATTTTGGCTATGTAGTGCACGGGAAGGTTTTGTGCTTAAAGTAGCTACGTATGAGGTTTTAATTTGGTTGGCGTTTAGAAATTGAGGCTGGGCTTGGGTTTTAATCTAATATTTGAATTGGCGGCCCGCCAGCCACTCGATCAGCGAGACCAGAGGAGCAATTTTAAACAAGAAACAA
This sequence is a window from Mangifera indica cultivar Alphonso chromosome 5, CATAS_Mindica_2.1, whole genome shotgun sequence. Protein-coding genes within it:
- the LOC123215487 gene encoding nuclear pore complex protein NUP54-like, yielding MFGAQASSPAFGTPSSTPAFGTPSSTPAFVTPSLMPAFGTPSSTPAFGSPSSTPAFGTPSSTPAFGTPSATPAFGTLSSTPAFGAPSSTPAFGTPSTSSFGSSLFSTPFSSQPQQQVQQNPLFQQPAGSAFTGFGFQNQSTPLQPTPFPNSQLTTQMAPVAPLPFSLADRDIQAIVDAYKDDPTNPKYAFKHLLFSVTEPQYRVKPAGVSDIMWAEAMGKLQGMHSTDRERLWPQLVQGFKDLSNRLKVQDEVILSDAERLRITQSNVKMLQRHFQAETLPWIERMKQKEQSLQRRLLRVMRIVEALEGKGCRLPLMKGEAELAEKLAAITRQLKGSGAELSRRVQSLLTVSRVQANAFGAGGSIYLPGSTKIHEQSLADMQEVLQQQTEAVARLGSVLKRDIRDMQIIMAEDTEMTEDVS